Within the Thermosynechococcaceae cyanobacterium Okahandja genome, the region CGATCGCGCAGGGCTTTGCACAACCGATCAATAAGAGCCGTTTTCCCGGATCCCACCGGACCGGCGACCCCAACCCGTAAATTCTCTGTCGTTCCCATAGCTAATCGGTTTCGAGGCGATACCCTAATTCTGCCAAATGGGCGCGATCCTGCCGCCAGCGGGGGCGCACTTTCACAAACAGTTCAAGGTAAAGCTGGCCGCCAAGGAGGGTTTCCATTTCTTGCCGTGCCGCTGTGCCGATTTGCTTGAGCAGGTGTCCTGCCTTGCCAATGAGAATGGCTTTCTGGCTGGGGCGCTCGACGTAAATGGCCGCATTCACGCGGGTCACTTTACCTTGGGGCTGCACGTGTTCAATCGTCACCGCGACCGCATGGGGCACCTCTTCACGGGTGTGGTGCAAAATTTGCTCACGAATCAGTTCCGCCATAATGAACCGCTCCGGCTGATCGGTGACCATGTCCGGTGGGTAGTAGTAGGGGCCAAGGGGCAACCTCTGGGCGATCGCCCCCTGTAATGGCTCCACCCCCTCCCCCGTTAGGGCAGAGCACCCATAGGTGAGCCATGGGCCGAGGGTTTGATAGGCGTGCAGACGGGGTTGGCGATCGGCC harbors:
- the era gene encoding GTPase Era, giving the protein MESLASIPTPPPQFRSGFVALVGRPNVGKSTLFNHLLGQKVAITSPVAQTTRNRLRGILTTPTAQFIFVDTPGIHKPHHRLGEVLVHNAKSLLNRVDVILFVVDGTAPPGTGDRYVAQLLTTTKRAVLLAANKMDQVAEADRQPRLHAYQTLGPWLTYGCSALTGEGVEPLQGAIAQRLPLGPYYYPPDMVTDQPERFIMAELIREQILHHTREEVPHAVAVTIEHVQPQGKVTRVNAAIYVERPSQKAILIGKAGHLLKQIGTAARQEMETLLGGQLYLELFVKVRPRWRQDRAHLAELGYRLETD